From a single Cytophagales bacterium WSM2-2 genomic region:
- a CDS encoding acetyltransferase has translation MQAVVFYLVYPVLYLIASLPFRAMYVLSDVFYFLFWISGYRKKVVFENLRKSFPEKSEKEIVSLAKEYYKYLCDLTLETLKTMRMTEKEASERCVYHKADWLDKMWEEKKSIIIVMGHYGNWEWAGPSFSLAMKYQLVVIYRPLSQPYFENMMVKMRTKFGTRIVPVNMTLRDMVAHRNEVTATAFIADQAASSANSYWTTFLNQDTNVFNGPEKLAVKFNYPVVYMNVQRRKRGYYDLIPELMFENPASTKEGEILEAFTKRLEREIIQNPVIWLWSHRRWKYQRNG, from the coding sequence ATGCAAGCTGTAGTCTTTTACCTGGTTTACCCTGTTTTGTATTTGATCGCATCGTTGCCGTTCAGGGCGATGTATGTGTTATCTGATGTATTTTATTTCTTGTTTTGGATTTCTGGCTACCGGAAGAAAGTGGTCTTCGAGAATTTAAGGAAATCATTTCCTGAGAAATCAGAAAAGGAGATTGTCTCTCTTGCCAAAGAGTATTACAAGTACCTGTGCGACCTGACTTTGGAAACGCTCAAGACGATGCGAATGACAGAAAAAGAAGCAAGTGAGCGATGTGTATATCACAAGGCAGACTGGCTTGATAAAATGTGGGAGGAAAAAAAGAGCATTATCATCGTGATGGGACATTATGGAAACTGGGAGTGGGCCGGGCCAAGTTTTTCATTGGCAATGAAATACCAGCTTGTAGTGATTTACCGCCCGCTATCGCAGCCGTATTTTGAAAATATGATGGTGAAGATGCGTACCAAATTCGGAACGAGGATCGTCCCGGTGAACATGACTTTGCGAGATATGGTAGCCCACAGAAATGAAGTAACGGCAACTGCTTTTATTGCTGATCAGGCAGCTTCGTCTGCGAATTCTTACTGGACTACTTTTCTGAACCAGGATACGAACGTTTTTAACGGCCCCGAAAAACTGGCTGTCAAGTTTAACTACCCGGTCGTCTATATGAATGTCCAAAGGCGAAAGAGAGGTTACTATGACCTTATTCCTGAATTAATGTTCGAAAATCCGGCTTCGACCAAAGAGGGGGAGATTTTAGAGGCATTTACAAAAAGACTGGAGCGCGAAATCATCCAAAACCCAGTAATCTGGCTGTGGTCTCACCGTAGGTGGAAATATCAGCGCAATGGGTAA